A genomic segment from Actinoplanes sichuanensis encodes:
- a CDS encoding PI-PLC domain-containing protein — protein sequence MATIAGGLAGLAGAGGAVSVAYLRRIRPFLATGHALTGPDSTDPLPAVLRLGLAGMTVRVVPGPHGELYLGPGGPQPGRTLRRLVLAPLFARARAAGGRLWRDQRAPFRLVIEFGGASRDPETLLRAYRMLDRQLRDHAGLLSRCRDGALTPGAVTVTVTGVIDVRELLTAQTERYAFADGTFDDLGSRSAPPELAPMVSESWSRRFGWDGREPITAEERHQLHALVRAAHSDGRTVRFSGLSDGSRRARAAVWTELGAAGVDVIADTDLTGLARHLRRTPTAGTPLPHVPTRAVRRSAPRPNAPRSVNRHEAV from the coding sequence ATGGCGACAATCGCGGGCGGCCTGGCCGGGCTGGCCGGAGCCGGCGGCGCGGTCTCGGTCGCGTACCTGCGCCGGATCCGCCCGTTCCTCGCCACCGGACATGCCCTGACCGGCCCGGACTCGACCGACCCACTGCCCGCCGTGCTGCGGCTCGGGCTGGCCGGCATGACCGTCCGGGTGGTGCCCGGCCCGCACGGCGAGCTGTACCTCGGGCCGGGTGGGCCGCAACCCGGCCGTACCCTGCGCCGGCTGGTCCTGGCCCCGCTCTTCGCCCGTGCCCGGGCGGCGGGTGGACGGCTGTGGCGGGACCAGCGGGCGCCGTTCCGGCTGGTGATCGAATTCGGCGGGGCGAGTCGCGACCCGGAGACGCTGCTGCGCGCCTACCGGATGCTGGACCGGCAGCTACGCGACCACGCGGGCCTGCTCAGCCGGTGCCGAGACGGTGCGCTCACCCCCGGCGCGGTGACCGTCACGGTGACCGGCGTGATCGACGTCCGCGAGCTGCTCACCGCACAGACCGAGCGGTACGCGTTCGCCGACGGCACCTTCGACGACCTGGGTTCCCGCTCGGCCCCGCCGGAACTCGCCCCGATGGTCAGCGAGTCGTGGTCGCGACGGTTCGGCTGGGACGGTCGTGAGCCGATCACCGCCGAGGAACGGCACCAGCTGCACGCACTGGTCCGGGCGGCGCACTCGGATGGCCGTACCGTCCGCTTCTCGGGCTTGTCGGACGGCTCCCGCCGGGCGCGCGCCGCGGTCTGGACCGAGCTGGGCGCCGCGGGTGTGGACGTGATCGCCGACACCGACCTGACCGGACTGGCCCGGCATCTGCGCCGCACCCCGACCGCCGGCACGCCGCTGCCACACGTTCCGACCAGGGCGGTTCGCCGTTCCGCACCGCGCCCCAACGCGCCACGTTCAGTGAATCGTCACGAGGCGGTTTAA
- a CDS encoding helix-turn-helix domain-containing protein → MATQIVQPEFGRRLRRLRIERGMSQRDLAVGVVNQSYISLLEKGARVPTLEVVSHLSEVLGVPVDELAGVETGFGPPAAAPGVTGTELARELIVSSAVDQGDLSRAEQVLTGALQEARRDGQPAAMLSHGLALERILEQRNDRAGRYELLTELVTVAERAGVPEALVRTRIALAAAARDVGRLTEAFTHIEQAQTEIADTAFVGGSEHVRLYAVHISILSDAGGGAEITRIVDRMVAMAAEVKSLTISGRAHWVASIAMARIGEVERSLEHLRSAREMLAHPTTSLRDWARFSVAAVSALMDADAELSEITSRMEAARAAMAASETAATPSAAASLEVRYAVATGDPERALEIAATVDETDLSGIEQVRFVLAIGRAQRRCGRTEEAVASLRRAAQLAEGAAAYRRASQIWREASEVA, encoded by the coding sequence ATGGCCACGCAGATTGTGCAGCCCGAGTTCGGGCGCCGTTTGCGGCGTCTGCGCATCGAGCGTGGAATGTCGCAGCGCGATCTTGCCGTGGGTGTGGTCAATCAGTCCTACATCTCGCTGCTGGAGAAAGGTGCCCGCGTTCCGACGCTGGAAGTCGTCAGCCATTTGTCCGAGGTGCTCGGCGTGCCGGTGGACGAGCTGGCCGGTGTCGAGACCGGCTTCGGGCCCCCGGCCGCGGCGCCCGGAGTGACCGGCACCGAGCTGGCCCGGGAGCTGATCGTCAGCAGCGCCGTCGACCAGGGCGACCTGTCCCGGGCCGAGCAGGTGTTGACCGGTGCCCTCCAGGAGGCCAGGCGCGATGGGCAGCCGGCCGCGATGCTCAGTCACGGGCTGGCCCTGGAACGGATCCTGGAGCAGCGCAACGATCGCGCCGGGCGGTACGAGTTGCTCACCGAGCTCGTGACGGTGGCCGAGCGGGCCGGTGTGCCGGAGGCGCTGGTGCGGACCCGGATCGCGCTTGCCGCGGCGGCCCGGGACGTGGGCCGGCTCACCGAGGCGTTCACCCACATCGAGCAGGCTCAGACGGAGATCGCCGACACCGCCTTCGTCGGCGGCAGTGAGCACGTCCGGCTGTACGCCGTACACATCTCGATCCTCAGCGACGCCGGAGGCGGAGCCGAGATCACCCGCATCGTCGACCGGATGGTGGCGATGGCGGCCGAGGTGAAGAGCCTGACCATCTCCGGCCGGGCACACTGGGTGGCGAGCATCGCCATGGCCCGCATCGGCGAGGTCGAGCGATCGCTGGAGCATCTGCGGTCGGCCCGGGAGATGCTGGCGCACCCGACCACGTCGCTGCGGGACTGGGCCCGGTTCTCGGTGGCGGCGGTGTCCGCGCTGATGGACGCGGACGCGGAGCTGAGCGAGATCACCTCGCGGATGGAGGCCGCCCGGGCCGCGATGGCCGCCTCCGAGACCGCGGCGACGCCGTCGGCCGCCGCGAGCCTGGAGGTGCGGTATGCGGTGGCGACCGGCGATCCGGAGCGGGCTCTGGAGATCGCGGCCACCGTCGACGAGACCGATCTGTCCGGCATCGAGCAGGTGCGTTTCGTGCTCGCCATCGGGCGCGCACAACGGCGCTGCGGCCGGACCGAGGAGGCCGTGGCGTCGCTGCGTCGGGCGGCTCAGCTGGCCGAGGGTGCGGCCGCGTACCGGCGCGCCAGCCAGATCTGGCGCGAGGCGTCCGAGGTCGCCTGA
- a CDS encoding LxmA leader domain family RiPP yields the protein MSNSIENTEIVDLVAQYETYAEANELNLSAASDAPATSPVCAASVASSTWCAAGASAVSGATYEFVC from the coding sequence ATGTCGAACAGCATCGAGAACACCGAGATCGTCGACCTCGTCGCGCAGTACGAGACCTACGCCGAGGCGAACGAGCTCAACCTGTCGGCCGCGTCCGACGCGCCCGCCACCTCCCCGGTCTGCGCCGCCTCGGTGGCCAGCTCGACCTGGTGCGCGGCCGGCGCGAGCGCCGTCTCCGGCGCCACCTACGAGTTCGTCTGCTGA
- a CDS encoding methyltransferase: MSTTTLTHHERLRSLTDLLTPSIIRAAATLRLADHIAAGVDRTDALAEVTGTIPELLDMLLRRLAGLELLNRAEDGGYSLAPLGEPLLDTDPSGIRGLLSMDGLFGRQDLALVNVLHTVRTGQPSHAAVFGAGYWQDINNNPEFIEALEANARNPIGWDASIIVEGYDWSSVRSVTDVGGHGGALLIELLRSHPHLTGRLLDLKNVAEVGGRAIADAGLADRAEAVVGSFFEPLPTGTDVYLLSAILADWDDEQAITILRNCGQAAGPGGKVLLAEVNLPVGVSGSLETAGFELYLRATMPAPVRSVEQLERLGEAAGLRVSWRGPVTQVRSLLEFTLA; the protein is encoded by the coding sequence ATGTCGACCACCACCCTCACCCACCACGAACGCCTCCGATCGCTGACCGACCTGCTGACCCCGTCGATCATCCGGGCCGCCGCCACCCTGCGGCTGGCGGATCACATCGCCGCGGGTGTCGACCGTACGGACGCGCTGGCCGAAGTGACCGGCACGATCCCCGAGCTGCTCGACATGCTGCTGCGCCGGCTCGCCGGACTGGAGTTGCTGAACCGGGCCGAGGACGGCGGCTACTCCCTCGCCCCGCTCGGCGAGCCGCTGCTCGACACCGACCCGTCCGGGATCCGCGGCCTGCTCAGCATGGACGGCCTCTTCGGCCGGCAGGACCTGGCCCTGGTCAACGTCCTGCACACGGTGCGTACCGGCCAGCCCAGCCACGCCGCCGTCTTCGGCGCCGGCTACTGGCAGGACATCAACAACAACCCCGAGTTCATCGAGGCCCTGGAGGCCAACGCCCGCAACCCGATCGGCTGGGACGCGAGCATCATCGTCGAGGGCTACGACTGGTCGTCCGTGCGCAGCGTCACCGACGTCGGCGGCCACGGTGGAGCGCTGCTCATCGAGCTGCTCCGCAGCCACCCGCACCTGACCGGCCGGCTGCTCGACCTGAAGAACGTCGCCGAGGTCGGTGGCCGCGCCATCGCCGACGCCGGGCTGGCCGACCGGGCCGAGGCCGTGGTCGGCAGCTTCTTCGAGCCGCTGCCCACCGGCACCGACGTGTACCTGCTCTCCGCAATCCTGGCCGACTGGGACGACGAGCAGGCGATCACGATCCTCCGGAACTGCGGCCAGGCGGCCGGCCCCGGCGGCAAGGTGCTGCTGGCCGAGGTCAACCTGCCCGTCGGCGTGAGCGGCAGCCTCGAGACCGCCGGTTTCGAGCTCTACCTCCGCGCCACCATGCCCGCCCCGGTCCGCAGCGTCGAACAGCTCGAGCGTCTCGGTGAGGCGGCCGGGCTGCGCGTCAGCTGGCGTGGACCGGTGACCCAGGTGCGCTCGCTGCTCGAGTTCACCCTCGCCTGA
- a CDS encoding ABC transporter ATP-binding protein yields MLNFDRVVKSFGPKRVLNELTLAVRPGELYGFCGANGAGKTTAMRIALGVHPADSGTVTIDGRPIDAGLRAQIGYMPEERGLYAKMRPVDQLVYLAKLSGVRPAEASRRAAEWIERLGVVMAPKDPLEKLSLGNQQKVQLIAALIAEPRVLVLDEPFSGLDPVAVDAMADVLLEQARNGIPVLFSSHQLDLVDRLCDRIGIIRGGRIVAEGTVGELRAKVSGRLLQISLQGAEAGWPESVPGVRRVDDHDGLVSFELTDGTDPDDVLDAVRRMGRIEHFGWRNPSLSDIFREAVTA; encoded by the coding sequence ATGCTGAACTTCGATCGAGTGGTCAAGAGCTTCGGCCCCAAGCGGGTGCTCAACGAACTCACCCTCGCCGTACGCCCCGGGGAGCTCTACGGATTCTGCGGGGCGAACGGCGCCGGCAAGACGACCGCGATGCGCATCGCCCTGGGGGTGCACCCCGCCGACAGCGGCACGGTCACCATCGACGGGCGGCCGATCGACGCCGGCCTGCGAGCCCAGATCGGCTACATGCCCGAGGAACGTGGGCTGTACGCCAAGATGCGCCCCGTCGACCAGCTCGTCTACCTGGCGAAGCTGAGTGGTGTACGCCCCGCCGAGGCGTCTCGCCGAGCCGCCGAGTGGATCGAACGGCTCGGCGTGGTGATGGCTCCGAAGGACCCGCTGGAGAAACTGTCGCTGGGCAACCAGCAGAAGGTCCAGCTGATCGCCGCGCTGATCGCCGAGCCGCGGGTGCTGGTGCTCGACGAGCCCTTCTCCGGGTTGGACCCGGTGGCCGTCGACGCCATGGCGGACGTGCTCCTGGAGCAGGCCCGCAACGGCATCCCGGTGCTCTTCTCGAGCCACCAACTCGATCTGGTCGATCGACTCTGCGACCGGATCGGCATCATCCGTGGCGGCCGGATCGTGGCCGAGGGCACGGTCGGCGAGCTGCGTGCCAAGGTGTCCGGCCGGCTGCTGCAGATCTCCCTGCAGGGCGCCGAGGCCGGTTGGCCGGAGAGCGTGCCCGGCGTCCGACGCGTCGACGACCACGACGGCCTCGTCTCGTTCGAACTGACCGACGGCACCGACCCGGACGACGTCCTGGACGCGGTCCGCCGCATGGGCCGGATCGAGCACTTCGGCTGGCGAAATCCCTCCCTGTCCGACATCTTCCGCGAGGCGGTGACCGCATGA
- a CDS encoding DUF47 domain-containing protein, with protein MKFSFRPVEGAFYELFTRAAYNLVKGTELLNELALPGVDVQSVADRLSDVEHDSDSITHELYKKINSTFITPFDREDIYSLGSQLDDVMDHLEAAGNLLYLYGLTDLPSLPREMHELVTVLDQQAKVTAEAMPKLRSLKGMEEYWIEINRLENDGDRAYRMLLVRLFSGEYDALTVLKMKEVVDELEAACDAFEHVANTIETIAVKES; from the coding sequence GTGAAGTTCTCATTCCGCCCCGTCGAGGGGGCCTTCTACGAACTGTTCACCAGGGCGGCCTACAACCTGGTCAAAGGCACCGAGCTGCTGAACGAGCTGGCGCTGCCCGGCGTGGACGTCCAATCGGTCGCCGACCGGCTGAGCGATGTGGAGCACGACAGCGACTCGATCACCCACGAGCTCTACAAAAAGATCAACTCCACCTTCATCACCCCGTTCGACCGGGAGGACATCTACTCGCTCGGCTCCCAGCTGGACGATGTGATGGACCACCTGGAGGCGGCCGGCAACCTGCTCTACCTCTACGGCCTGACCGATCTGCCCTCGCTGCCGCGGGAGATGCACGAACTGGTCACCGTGCTGGACCAGCAGGCCAAGGTGACCGCCGAGGCGATGCCGAAACTGCGCTCGCTGAAGGGCATGGAGGAGTACTGGATCGAGATCAACCGGCTGGAGAACGACGGCGACCGGGCGTACCGGATGTTGCTGGTCCGGCTCTTCTCCGGGGAGTACGACGCGCTGACCGTGTTGAAGATGAAGGAGGTCGTCGACGAGCTGGAGGCCGCCTGCGACGCCTTCGAGCACGTGGCGAACACCATCGAGACCATCGCGGTCAAGGAGTCCTAG
- a CDS encoding LxmA leader domain family RiPP: MEKNENLSELIEGYLVYSETDELNVAAAAEAPATTAPCAAAATASWMVSQFSGKTIAEGC; encoded by the coding sequence ATGGAGAAGAACGAGAACCTCAGCGAGCTGATCGAGGGCTACCTCGTCTACAGCGAGACCGACGAGCTGAACGTGGCGGCCGCCGCGGAGGCCCCCGCGACGACCGCTCCCTGCGCCGCCGCCGCCACCGCCAGCTGGATGGTCAGCCAGTTCTCCGGCAAGACCATCGCGGAAGGCTGCTGA
- a CDS encoding LxmA leader domain family RiPP encodes MEQIDTVMELVANYEAYTTGAEELAVSAAADAPATSAPCGAAGVSWIVSQFSGKTIAEGC; translated from the coding sequence ATGGAGCAGATCGACACCGTCATGGAGCTCGTCGCCAACTACGAGGCGTACACCACCGGCGCCGAGGAGCTGGCCGTCTCGGCCGCGGCCGACGCCCCCGCCACCAGCGCCCCCTGCGGCGCGGCCGGCGTGAGCTGGATCGTCAGCCAGTTCTCCGGCAAGACCATCGCGGAGGGTTGCTGA
- the lxmK gene encoding class V lanthionine synthetase subunit LxmK, which yields MGSNTALLPEKKAERPRYTPVDLDRHPAVEALLARLGLGAFDRDSLAAPVGRNDAWAGRTTGGRSVFVKRLVGSDPAEVERRMKRLLAFHLWAPDLPAEALRGPDFLGYDRDAALVVFELVDGARNGAELMVDETFDAALATTIGAAVGQLHTAVPAADADWDRSVPYQPPLEALHGLSPATFDSLSFGELQGWRLMQQDADLRGAVTRLREWEAEAPLVPTHCDLRVDQLLITGDTVYLTDWEEFRLADGARDVGSFAGEWLYRSVLDIVTTRGDTVFVDLELTHEMVLSRGVAKMQRLMPLVRDFWRGYRTARPEVDDRFAARAAAFAGWHLLDRLMAGASRASRLSGIERAAAGIGRGVLLQPEKFIDTLGLGDL from the coding sequence GTGGGATCGAACACCGCGCTGCTGCCGGAGAAGAAGGCGGAGCGGCCCCGATACACGCCGGTCGATCTCGATCGACACCCGGCCGTCGAGGCTCTGCTCGCACGGCTCGGCCTCGGGGCCTTCGACCGGGACTCCCTGGCGGCGCCGGTCGGCCGCAACGACGCCTGGGCCGGCCGTACCACCGGTGGCCGCTCGGTGTTCGTCAAGCGGCTCGTCGGTTCCGACCCGGCCGAGGTGGAGCGGCGGATGAAGCGCCTGCTCGCCTTCCATCTCTGGGCACCGGACCTGCCGGCCGAGGCGCTGCGCGGCCCGGACTTCCTGGGGTACGACCGGGACGCCGCCCTGGTGGTGTTCGAGCTGGTCGACGGTGCCCGCAACGGCGCCGAGCTGATGGTCGACGAGACCTTCGACGCGGCCCTGGCCACCACGATCGGTGCTGCGGTCGGGCAGCTGCACACGGCGGTCCCGGCGGCCGACGCCGACTGGGATCGGTCGGTGCCGTACCAGCCTCCGCTGGAAGCGCTGCACGGTCTGTCACCGGCCACCTTCGACTCGCTCAGCTTCGGCGAACTGCAGGGCTGGCGCCTGATGCAACAGGACGCCGATCTGCGTGGCGCCGTGACCCGGCTGCGCGAGTGGGAGGCCGAGGCGCCACTGGTGCCCACGCACTGCGACCTACGGGTCGACCAGCTGCTGATCACCGGCGACACGGTCTACCTGACCGACTGGGAGGAGTTCCGGCTCGCCGACGGCGCCCGTGACGTGGGCTCCTTCGCCGGTGAGTGGCTCTACCGCTCGGTACTCGACATCGTGACCACTCGTGGCGACACCGTCTTCGTCGACCTGGAGCTCACCCACGAGATGGTGCTCAGCCGGGGCGTGGCGAAGATGCAGCGCCTGATGCCGCTGGTCCGGGACTTCTGGCGCGGCTACCGGACCGCGCGGCCGGAGGTCGACGACCGGTTCGCGGCACGCGCCGCGGCCTTCGCCGGCTGGCACCTGCTGGACCGGTTGATGGCCGGCGCCTCCCGGGCCTCCCGGCTCTCCGGGATCGAGCGCGCGGCCGCCGGCATCGGCCGGGGAGTGCTGCTCCAGCCGGAGAAGTTCATCGACACCCTCGGACTCGGAGACCTCTGA
- a CDS encoding LysR family transcriptional regulator, translated as MNERELLAFVAVAEHGRMDLAAKALGYSQPAVSYQIKCLEMTLGTKLFVRTSSGVSLTRSGALMLPSAQAVLTLMRGIKATTGDLALVA; from the coding sequence ATGAACGAGCGTGAACTCCTAGCCTTCGTGGCGGTCGCGGAGCATGGCCGGATGGACCTCGCCGCCAAGGCGCTGGGCTACTCGCAGCCGGCGGTCAGCTACCAGATCAAGTGCCTGGAGATGACCCTCGGCACCAAGCTGTTCGTCCGTACCTCCTCGGGTGTGAGCCTCACCCGCAGCGGCGCGCTCATGCTGCCCTCGGCGCAGGCGGTGCTGACCCTCATGCGCGGCATCAAGGCGACGACCGGAGACCTCGCACTGGTCGCCTGA
- a CDS encoding T3SS effector HopA1 family protein, producing MTVTTWRIPSALHLALDSVTVAPDRTSATVGDRTVESESPRELRRLLAEAIYDVLHAGQHVEKNKLPFRLRDDELESRFAAAMPHRGTTVRARYHGARRTANNGRELVLVERDGVRVWAPATAVPDTDPGPFVDLTVPAMRPALSPGFFLVDGSTPQPGRSEMLRVYVHLTAWEPAAEVFGRVLGVLEDDGVPYRAKILSSRLLYPRRDALVVYLDRPWWPAAHRVAEAVRDQPGLGEATSVFTEPLGPGVAVAWEPDDSRSAMKGLSFGQHRATALATALLADGDSVEDALSEAFAEAGIDPVRPARNTSSSPFPD from the coding sequence ATGACTGTGACCACCTGGCGGATCCCCTCCGCTCTCCACCTGGCCCTGGACTCGGTGACCGTCGCGCCGGACCGCACGTCGGCGACGGTCGGTGACCGCACTGTCGAGTCGGAGAGTCCCCGCGAGCTGCGACGTCTGCTGGCCGAGGCGATCTATGACGTGCTGCACGCCGGTCAGCACGTGGAGAAGAACAAGCTGCCGTTCCGGCTGCGTGACGACGAGCTCGAGAGCCGGTTCGCCGCGGCGATGCCGCATCGCGGCACGACCGTACGGGCCCGGTATCACGGCGCCCGGCGCACCGCGAACAACGGCCGGGAGCTGGTGCTGGTCGAGCGGGACGGGGTACGGGTCTGGGCGCCCGCGACCGCGGTGCCGGACACCGATCCGGGACCGTTCGTCGACCTGACCGTCCCGGCCATGCGCCCCGCGCTCTCACCCGGCTTCTTCCTGGTCGACGGTTCGACGCCGCAGCCCGGCCGGTCCGAGATGCTGCGCGTCTACGTGCACCTCACCGCCTGGGAGCCGGCCGCCGAGGTGTTCGGCCGGGTGCTCGGGGTGCTCGAGGACGACGGTGTCCCGTACCGCGCCAAGATCTTGTCTTCTCGTCTGCTCTATCCGCGCCGTGACGCGCTGGTGGTCTATCTGGACCGGCCCTGGTGGCCGGCCGCCCACCGGGTGGCGGAAGCGGTCCGGGACCAGCCCGGCCTGGGTGAGGCGACGTCGGTCTTCACCGAGCCGCTGGGTCCCGGTGTGGCGGTCGCCTGGGAGCCGGACGACTCGCGCTCCGCCATGAAGGGCCTGAGTTTCGGGCAGCACCGGGCCACCGCCCTGGCCACCGCGCTGCTCGCCGACGGCGACTCCGTCGAGGACGCACTGTCGGAGGCCTTCGCCGAGGCCGGGATCGACCCGGTCCGGCCGGCCCGCAACACGAGCTCCAGTCCATTCCCGGACTGA
- a CDS encoding inorganic phosphate transporter, which translates to MDPELIAVVAVILAAMAFDYTNGFHDAANAIATSVSTRALTPRVALAMAAVGNFIGAHLGTEVAKTVGDGLVDLPIGIPSLGIVFAGVLGAITWNLITWYFGLPSSSSHALFGGLVGATLFATVGEVQWDNIINKVLIPMVVSPVVGLLLGFIFMIAIMWTFRRGHPGRLNRGFRWAQTVSAAGMSIGHGMQDAAKTMGIVVLALYTGGFQSDSTHIPEWVYWTSAGVLAAGTYAGGWRIIRTLGRKIIDLGPSEGFAAETVASSVLYFNALVLHAPISTTHTITSAIMGVGATKRLSAVRWNVAGNIVIAWITTFPAAAFFACVFYFVVRPLFTG; encoded by the coding sequence GTGGATCCCGAACTCATCGCCGTCGTGGCGGTGATCCTCGCGGCGATGGCGTTCGACTACACGAACGGCTTCCATGACGCCGCCAACGCGATCGCCACCAGCGTCAGCACCCGCGCTCTCACCCCACGGGTGGCCCTCGCCATGGCCGCGGTCGGCAACTTCATCGGCGCCCACCTGGGCACCGAGGTGGCCAAGACGGTCGGTGACGGGCTGGTCGACCTGCCGATCGGGATCCCCAGCCTGGGCATCGTCTTCGCCGGGGTGCTCGGCGCCATCACCTGGAACCTGATCACCTGGTATTTCGGGCTGCCGTCCAGCTCGTCGCACGCGCTCTTCGGCGGCCTGGTCGGTGCCACGCTCTTCGCCACCGTGGGCGAGGTCCAGTGGGACAACATCATCAACAAGGTGCTGATCCCGATGGTGGTGTCGCCCGTGGTGGGGCTGCTGCTCGGCTTCATCTTCATGATCGCGATCATGTGGACCTTCCGGCGCGGGCACCCGGGGCGGCTCAACCGCGGATTCCGCTGGGCACAGACCGTCTCGGCGGCAGGCATGTCGATCGGGCACGGCATGCAGGACGCGGCGAAGACCATGGGCATCGTGGTGCTGGCGCTCTACACCGGCGGGTTCCAGTCGGACTCGACGCACATCCCGGAGTGGGTGTATTGGACGTCGGCGGGTGTGCTGGCGGCCGGCACCTACGCGGGCGGCTGGCGGATCATCCGCACCCTCGGCCGCAAGATCATCGACCTGGGGCCGTCCGAGGGGTTCGCGGCCGAGACCGTGGCCAGCTCGGTGCTCTACTTCAACGCCCTGGTCCTGCACGCGCCGATCTCCACGACGCACACCATCACCTCGGCGATCATGGGGGTGGGCGCGACGAAGCGGCTCAGCGCGGTCCGCTGGAACGTGGCGGGCAACATCGTGATCGCCTGGATCACCACGTTCCCGGCGGCCGCGTTCTTCGCGTGCGTCTTCTACTTCGTGGTCCGGCCGCTGTTCACGGGCTGA
- a CDS encoding nucleotide disphospho-sugar-binding domain-containing protein, with the protein MRSNIALMSVPLHAHVNPMLGVAAELVDRGHRVTFASGGAFAALIAETGATPVPYLSGFPADGAPGDGWLAATGDGRQTARRFGSERDAAFPQLVSAYGADRPDLIVHDTVTAFAPQLADFWGVPRVRFSPTHVFQPADAEPIVPTVVAITRSLQADVDRLGPEHLFVGPVPWSRRTGGNWIAPTDRRVALVSLGSGHHGRTDAPLRCAEGLAAAGWHVVLALANGPDGAFSRVHLPPGVEVHHGLPPARVLEHAGVIVTAGGAGDALDGLAYGVPLVVVPEGIEQFLTAARVQALGVGRMITPERFSAAAVRVAAEELTGDAATRTALDTMRAEILLSGGASAAADLIEKQLA; encoded by the coding sequence ATGCGATCGAACATCGCGCTCATGTCCGTTCCGCTGCACGCCCATGTGAATCCGATGCTGGGAGTTGCCGCTGAGCTCGTCGACCGCGGTCACCGCGTGACGTTCGCCTCCGGCGGGGCCTTCGCCGCGCTGATCGCCGAGACCGGTGCGACCCCGGTGCCCTACCTGTCGGGCTTCCCGGCCGACGGGGCGCCCGGCGACGGCTGGCTCGCCGCGACCGGCGACGGCCGGCAGACCGCCCGGCGGTTCGGCAGCGAGCGCGATGCCGCCTTCCCGCAGCTCGTCTCGGCCTATGGCGCAGACCGGCCGGACCTGATCGTCCATGACACGGTCACCGCGTTCGCGCCTCAGCTCGCCGACTTCTGGGGTGTGCCCAGGGTGCGGTTCTCGCCGACCCACGTCTTCCAGCCGGCCGATGCGGAACCGATCGTGCCCACGGTTGTCGCCATCACCCGATCCCTGCAGGCCGATGTGGACCGATTGGGGCCGGAGCACCTCTTCGTAGGACCGGTGCCGTGGTCACGGCGTACCGGCGGGAACTGGATCGCACCGACCGATCGGCGGGTGGCACTGGTGTCCCTCGGAAGCGGCCATCACGGCCGCACCGATGCGCCGCTCCGCTGCGCCGAAGGGTTGGCCGCCGCGGGCTGGCACGTCGTGCTCGCCCTCGCGAACGGGCCCGACGGCGCGTTCAGCCGTGTGCATCTGCCACCCGGCGTGGAGGTCCATCATGGTCTGCCGCCGGCCCGGGTGCTGGAGCATGCCGGGGTCATCGTCACCGCGGGCGGGGCCGGCGACGCTCTGGACGGGCTGGCGTACGGCGTGCCGCTCGTGGTCGTCCCGGAGGGGATCGAGCAGTTCCTGACCGCGGCCCGTGTCCAGGCCCTCGGCGTGGGCCGGATGATCACGCCGGAGCGGTTCTCCGCTGCGGCGGTCCGTGTGGCGGCCGAGGAGCTCACCGGTGACGCCGCGACACGTACCGCCCTGGACACGATGCGGGCCGAGATCCTGCTCTCCGGAGGCGCGTCTGCTGCGGCCGACCTCATCGAGAAGCAGCTGGCATGA
- a CDS encoding LxmA leader domain family RiPP, whose amino-acid sequence MDNNTEIVDLVAQYETYAEANELNLSAASDAPATSPVCAASVASSTWCAAGASAVSGATYEFVC is encoded by the coding sequence ATGGACAACAACACCGAGATCGTCGACCTCGTCGCGCAGTACGAGACCTACGCCGAGGCGAACGAGCTCAACCTGTCGGCCGCGTCCGACGCGCCCGCCACCTCCCCGGTCTGCGCCGCCTCGGTGGCCAGCTCGACCTGGTGCGCGGCCGGCGCGAGCGCCGTCTCCGGCGCCACCTACGAGTTCGTCTGCTGA